The following proteins come from a genomic window of Rutidosis leptorrhynchoides isolate AG116_Rl617_1_P2 chromosome 10, CSIRO_AGI_Rlap_v1, whole genome shotgun sequence:
- the LOC139871568 gene encoding germacrene A synthase 1-like: MAAPEANTKTTTTHERPLANFPPSMWGDCFLSYSLDKKELEALAKAMEEHKEELRTLIINPKSDLNAKMNLIYSVYRLGLTYLFVKEIDCQLDTLFKELNMEYYLELDLYTISIYFQVFRTHGYNVSCDLFNKFKDDSSGSFKEDIIDDVRGMLGLYEASQLRTHGESVLDDAFVFTESKLKSVEPLTLDGNLVRQVKHAITRPFHRGVPMVEARLYLINYEEECSTYESLLKLAKLHFNYLQLLQRTRIRLFEEWWKDMDFETVTFYARDRVPELYVWILSLFLEPYYSQVRIITTKIIVLVLLLDDTCDAYATIEEIRLVADAINRWEVSAKEQLPEYVKPFYEIILNEYTELETQFAKEERAHLVNASKKAFQKLADAYLQEAEWRHNKEVPSFDEYMKTGLVTSTHELLSKSALIGMGEIVTDEAFAWYESHPKILTASETISRLHDDVMTFEFERERDETATGVDSYMKTFEVPENIAIYEVKNIVENAWKDINEGCLKPREVPMDVLAPIVNLAKMIDVAYKYNDGFTFPEITFKDFITLLFQVSVPI, encoded by the exons ATGGCTGCACCTGAAGCTAATACCAAAACCACTACAACCCATGAGCGTCCTTTGGCCAACTTCCCTCCATCAATGTGGGGTGACTGCTTCCTATCATACTCTCTTGACAAAAAG GAATTAGAAGCACTTGCTAAAGCCATGGAGGAGCATAAAGAGGAATTGAGAACACTTATAATCAACCCAAAATCGGATCTAAATGCCAAAATGAATTTAATTTATTCTGTGTATCGCCTTGGTTTGACGTATCTTTTCGTGAAGGAGATTGATTGCCAACTTGATACACTTTTTAAAGAGCTTAACATGGAATATTATCTTGAACTTGACCTATACACAATTTCAATTTACTTTCAAGTTTTTCGAACCCATGGTTACAATGTATCTTGTG ATTTGTTCAATAAGTTCAAGGATGATAGCTCTGGATCGTTCAAAGAAGACATTATCGATGATGTGAGGGGTATGTTAGGCTTGTATGAAGCGTCACAATTAAGAACACATGGAGAATCAGTTCTGGACGATGCCTTTGTATTCACAGAATCTAAACTTAAAAGTGTCGAACCATTAACGCTTGATGGTAATCTTGTACGTCAAGTGAAACATGCAATTACGCGACCCTTTCATCGAGGAGTCCCAATGGTTGAGGCAAGGTTATATTTGATCAACTATGAAGAAGAGTGTTCAACCTATGAATCACTACTAAAACTCGCAAAGCTGCACTTCAACTACTTGCAGTTACTACAAAGA ACTAGAATTCGCTTATTTGAAGA GTGGTGGAAGGATATGGACTTTGAAACGGTAACTTTTTATGCAAGAGATAGAGTACCAGAGCTCTATGTGTGGATATTGTCACTGTTTTTGGAGCCTTACTACTCTCAAGTTCGTATCATAACAACAAAAATCATAGTGCTTGTGTTGTTGTTAGATGACACATGTGATGCCTATGCTACGATCGAGGAAATTCGACTTGTGGCTGATGCAATAAATAG GTGGGAGGTTAGCGCAAAAGAGCAGCTTCCGGAATATGTTAAACCATTCTATGAAATTATATTGAATGAGTACACCGAATTGGAAACACAATTTGCAAAAGAAGAAAGAGCTCATTTGGTTAATGCTTCAAAAAAAGCG TTTCAAAAACTAGCTGATGCGTATCTTCAAGAGGCTGAATGGAGACACAACAAAGAAGTTCCATCATTCGACGAGTATATGAAGACGGGGCTAGTTACTTCTACACATGAACTACTTTCTAAGTCCGCTTTAATAGGTATGGGCGAGATTGTCACCGATGAGGCTTTTGCTTGGTACGAAAGTCATCCAAAGATTTTAACGGCTTCAGAGACAATTTCACGACTCCATGATGATGTGATGACTTTTGAG TTTGAGCGCGAAAGAGATGAAACAGCTACCGGTGTTGATTCATATATGAAGACTTTTGAGGTGCCGGAAAATATAGCTATATATGAGGTGAAGAATATAGTTGAAAATGCATGGAAAGATATAAACGAGGGATGTTTAAAGCCAAGGGAGGTTCCAATGGATGTACTTGCTCCGATTGTCAATCTTGCAAAGATGATCGATGTGGCATATAAATACAACGATGGCTTCACTTTTCCTGAAATAACTTTTAAAGACTTTATTACTTTGTTGTTTCAAGTTTCGGTCCCTATATAG